A single region of the Neisseriaceae bacterium genome encodes:
- a CDS encoding restriction endonuclease, producing MLNEIISLNHKMSVDISENFIRKKMPEILKVLLIDRTKSTKKMIKNIIWANNNYIEHGSECYAPTAQIKPALIAGKMERLIMPRALKSQDIQKKRTRAKAEVFTPTWIVKRQNDTVEKDYLNDDVKTYISRIWLEITCGEGPYMATRYDMYTGEILPIGEREGFIDRKLKRISSEINDKLEWHSFAILAYQASYGFEWNGDSLLLARENLLYTYCDYYVAKWKEKPSYENFKHIAEIISYNVFQMDGIKYIVPLSDMDTLETETQLNPFTKNYDSPSITHNNGKRVKIMNWNTNKMEFFDKEISM from the coding sequence ATGTTAAATGAAATTATTAGCTTAAATCACAAAATGTCAGTAGATATTTCAGAAAATTTCATTCGTAAAAAAATGCCTGAGATTCTTAAAGTACTTTTAATCGATAGAACAAAATCAACTAAGAAAATGATTAAAAACATTATTTGGGCTAATAATAACTATATCGAACATGGTTCTGAGTGCTATGCGCCAACTGCTCAAATAAAACCTGCGCTCATTGCTGGAAAAATGGAGCGTCTTATTATGCCTAGAGCATTGAAATCACAAGACATTCAAAAAAAAAGAACAAGAGCCAAGGCTGAGGTTTTTACGCCAACATGGATTGTAAAAAGGCAAAATGATACAGTTGAAAAAGATTACTTAAATGATGATGTAAAAACCTATATATCAAGAATCTGGCTAGAAATTACTTGTGGTGAAGGTCCCTATATGGCGACTCGCTATGATATGTACACTGGGGAGATCTTACCTATTGGTGAGCGAGAGGGCTTTATAGATCGTAAACTAAAACGAATTTCTTCTGAAATTAATGATAAATTGGAGTGGCATAGCTTTGCTATCCTCGCTTATCAGGCTTCTTATGGATTTGAATGGAATGGTGATTCCCTTCTATTAGCTCGTGAGAATCTTCTTTATACTTATTGTGATTACTATGTTGCAAAATGGAAAGAAAAGCCTTCTTATGAGAATTTTAAGCATATTGCTGAAATCATCAGCTACAATGTATTTCAAATGGATGGCATTAAGTATATTGTTCCTTTATCTGATATGGATACGCTTGAAACTGAGACACAATTAAACCCTTTTACCAAAAATTATGATTCTCCATCAATTACACATAACAATGGAAAGCGTGTGAAAATAATGAATTGGAATACAAATAAGATGGAGTTTTTTGACAAAGAGATAAGTATGTAA
- a CDS encoding DNA/RNA helicase: MKFDVVVGNPPYHQSKENTRDNPIYNYFYDLSEKIGGKYCLISPARFLFNAGSTNKSWNKKMLSDKHIKVEFYEQDSSKLFPNTDIKGGVAILYRDNSKNFRAIGDEIGTFTVFEELSSIVRKVTNLTIDTLDTIISAQGIYKFTTKIYKDYPDLRSKLSTNTVGTGVFSTLNNIVFFVNKPNDGYEYIAILGRYENKRVIRYIRKDYINEPYGFDKWKVILPKANGSGSLGEVLSSPTVGKPLLGFTQTFISIGAFNTQIEAENALKYLKSKFARTMLGILKITQDNLKDKWKKVPIQSFISPSDIDWDKDITEIDKQLYLKYNLDENEINFIESNVKEMN, from the coding sequence ATGAAGTTTGATGTTGTTGTAGGCAATCCACCTTATCATCAAAGCAAAGAAAATACCAGAGATAATCCCATTTATAACTATTTTTATGATCTATCCGAAAAAATTGGGGGAAAATACTGTTTAATTTCTCCCGCTAGATTTTTATTTAATGCGGGTAGTACAAATAAGAGTTGGAATAAAAAAATGCTTTCAGATAAGCATATTAAAGTTGAATTTTATGAGCAAGATTCATCAAAATTATTTCCCAATACAGATATAAAGGGTGGGGTTGCCATATTATATAGGGATAATAGTAAAAATTTTAGAGCGATTGGAGATGAAATTGGAACCTTTACTGTGTTTGAAGAATTAAGCAGTATTGTGAGGAAAGTTACAAATTTAACAATAGATACTTTAGACACAATTATATCAGCACAAGGTATATATAAATTTACTACTAAAATCTATAAGGATTACCCTGACCTTAGAAGTAAATTATCTACCAATACTGTTGGAACAGGAGTTTTTTCTACATTAAATAATATTGTATTTTTTGTGAATAAACCAAATGATGGTTATGAGTATATTGCAATCCTAGGACGCTATGAAAATAAAAGAGTGATTCGCTACATACGTAAGGATTATATTAACGAACCTTATGGATTTGATAAATGGAAGGTTATTTTACCTAAAGCTAATGGTAGTGGTTCTTTAGGAGAGGTTCTTAGCTCTCCAACGGTAGGGAAACCGTTATTGGGATTTACTCAAACATTTATATCTATTGGTGCATTTAATACTCAAATTGAGGCAGAAAATGCTTTAAAATATCTCAAAAGTAAGTTTGCTAGAACAATGTTGGGTATATTAAAAATAACTCAAGATAACCTAAAAGATAAATGGAAAAAGGTTCCAATTCAAAGTTTTATAAGTCCATCAGATATAGATTGGGATAAGGACATTACTGAGATAGATAAACAACTATATTTAAAAT